The Dyella caseinilytica genome has a window encoding:
- a CDS encoding HAD family hydrolase produces MNQAVDTSSTVFLLDVDNTLLDNDRFAADLRAHLTQQFGQEECDRYWSVYEQLRDTVGYADYLGALQHFRRDSDARPGLLATSAWLIDYPFEERLFPHALSTIDALNELGRTAILSDGDIVFQPHKIDRAGIYGAVRGNVLIFVHKELSLDAMQSRFPAPHYVMVDDKPNLLAAMKRQLGEKLTTVFVRQGHYAGKADLATIHPAPDYTIQVIGELKALAGELVRGEASSVA; encoded by the coding sequence GTGAACCAAGCCGTAGATACATCCTCCACCGTATTCCTGCTGGACGTCGACAACACCCTGTTGGACAACGACCGCTTCGCGGCCGATTTGCGGGCCCACCTCACACAGCAATTTGGCCAGGAAGAGTGCGACCGTTACTGGTCGGTGTACGAACAGCTGCGCGATACGGTCGGTTACGCCGATTACCTGGGCGCTTTGCAGCACTTTCGCCGTGACAGCGATGCACGCCCGGGTCTGTTGGCGACGTCGGCGTGGCTGATCGACTACCCCTTCGAGGAGCGCCTGTTTCCGCACGCGCTTTCGACCATCGATGCATTGAACGAGCTTGGCCGTACGGCCATCTTGTCCGATGGCGATATCGTCTTCCAGCCGCATAAAATCGATCGCGCAGGCATCTACGGTGCCGTGCGCGGCAACGTGCTGATCTTCGTGCACAAGGAGCTTTCGCTGGATGCGATGCAGTCGCGCTTTCCCGCACCGCATTATGTGATGGTGGATGACAAACCCAATCTGCTGGCCGCGATGAAGCGCCAGCTGGGCGAGAAGCTGACGACGGTGTTCGTGCGCCAGGGGCACTACGCCGGAAAGGCGGATCTGGCCACGATTCACCCGGCACCGGACTACACCATCCAGGTGATTGGCGAGCTGAAAGCCTTGGCGGGTGAACTGGTCCGCGGCGAAGCTTCTTCGGTGGCCTGA
- the pgm gene encoding phosphoglucomutase (alpha-D-glucose-1,6-bisphosphate-dependent), translated as MNAKVDKLAGKLAPESILIDVTQLLDAYAGLRPDPKEPSQRVAFGTSGHRGSSFERSFNEWHVLAISQAICDYRQHKGIDGPLFIGIDTHALSRPALESALEVLVANDVSVMISAGDEFTPTPAVSHAILVYNRGRQSGLADGIVVTPSHNPPGDGGFKYNPPNGGPADTDVTGWIQQRANALLESKLDGVKRVSYAQARKSSLVKEHDYLAQYVGDLQQIIDFDVIRSAGVHMAVDPLGGAGVHYWQPIAQRYGIDLTVVSDAVDPTFRFMTVDWDGKIRMDPSSPYAMQRLIGLKDHYDVAFGCDTDHDRHGIVSRSSGLMLPNNYLAVMVDYLYRHRPQWSAQAGVGKTVVSSSLIDRVTQRLGRRLYEVPVGFKWFADGLFEGSLGFGCEESAGASMLCHDGTVWSTDKDGIVPALLSAEMTARTGKDPGQLFTALTEALGRPYSSRIDAPANGQQKAKLSKLSPQQLQSQELAGEKIEQVLDRAPGNNAAIGGIKVMAASGWFAARPSGTEEIYKIYGESFRSEAHLQDILSEAQKIVDAALAD; from the coding sequence GTGAACGCCAAAGTTGACAAGCTGGCCGGCAAGCTCGCGCCGGAATCCATCCTGATCGACGTGACCCAACTGCTGGATGCCTATGCAGGCCTGCGGCCGGACCCGAAGGAACCCTCCCAGCGAGTGGCGTTTGGCACCTCCGGGCACCGCGGCTCGTCGTTCGAACGCAGCTTCAATGAATGGCATGTGCTGGCCATCAGCCAGGCTATCTGCGATTACCGCCAACACAAGGGCATTGACGGCCCGCTGTTCATCGGCATCGATACGCATGCACTGTCGCGTCCGGCGCTTGAGAGTGCGCTGGAAGTGCTGGTTGCCAACGATGTGTCGGTGATGATCTCCGCCGGTGACGAATTCACGCCAACGCCTGCGGTATCGCACGCCATCCTGGTTTACAACCGCGGGCGCCAGAGCGGACTTGCCGATGGCATCGTGGTCACGCCTTCGCATAACCCGCCCGGTGATGGCGGCTTCAAGTACAACCCACCCAATGGTGGACCCGCCGACACCGATGTCACCGGCTGGATCCAGCAGCGTGCCAATGCGCTGCTCGAAAGCAAGCTGGATGGCGTGAAGCGGGTCAGCTACGCGCAGGCCAGGAAATCCAGCCTGGTGAAGGAACACGATTACCTGGCGCAGTACGTGGGTGACCTGCAGCAGATCATCGATTTCGATGTGATTCGTAGTGCGGGCGTGCATATGGCGGTCGATCCGCTGGGCGGCGCAGGCGTGCACTATTGGCAGCCGATTGCGCAGCGTTACGGCATCGACCTCACCGTGGTCAGCGACGCGGTCGATCCCACGTTCCGCTTCATGACGGTGGATTGGGATGGCAAGATCCGCATGGATCCTTCCTCGCCATACGCCATGCAACGCCTGATCGGGCTGAAGGACCATTACGACGTGGCGTTCGGTTGCGATACCGATCACGATCGCCACGGCATCGTGTCTCGCAGCAGCGGTCTGATGCTGCCGAATAATTACCTTGCCGTGATGGTGGATTATCTGTATCGCCATCGCCCGCAGTGGAGCGCGCAGGCCGGCGTTGGCAAAACGGTGGTCAGCAGCTCGTTGATCGACCGTGTCACGCAGCGGCTCGGCCGCCGCCTTTACGAGGTGCCTGTCGGGTTCAAATGGTTTGCCGATGGCCTGTTTGAGGGTTCGCTGGGATTCGGCTGCGAGGAGAGTGCGGGCGCCTCGATGCTGTGCCATGACGGCACCGTCTGGTCCACCGACAAGGATGGCATCGTGCCAGCCCTGCTGTCTGCCGAAATGACCGCGCGTACCGGCAAGGATCCAGGTCAGCTCTTCACGGCCTTGACCGAGGCGCTGGGTCGGCCGTATTCCAGCCGGATCGACGCTCCGGCAAACGGCCAGCAGAAGGCCAAGCTCTCCAAATTGTCGCCGCAGCAACTGCAGAGCCAGGAACTGGCCGGCGAGAAGATCGAGCAGGTGCTGGACCGCGCGCCAGGTAACAACGCGGCCATTGGCGGTATCAAGGTGATGGCGGCCAGCGGCTGGTTCGCGGCGCGCCCCTCTGGCACCGAGGAGATCTACAAGATCTACGGCGAGAGTTTCCGCAGTGAGGCGCACTTGCAGGACATCCTCAGCGAAGCGCAGAAAATCGTGGATGCTGCCTTAGCTGACTGA